One window of the Camelina sativa cultivar DH55 chromosome 1, Cs, whole genome shotgun sequence genome contains the following:
- the LOC104788207 gene encoding myb-related protein Myb4-like, producing the protein MGRAPCCEKMGLKRGPWTPEEDQILISFIIKHGHSNWRALPKQAGLLRCGKSCRLRWMNYLKPDIKRGNFTKEEEDAIISLHQILGNRWSAIAAKLPGRTDNEIKNVWHTHLKKRLEDYQPAKPKTTSNKKKVTKPKSESVISNSNSTRSESELANSSNPSGESLFSASPSTSEVSSMTLMSHEGHSNETKMDNKPGDIMSTIDQDCVSLENFGADIDESFWNETLYGQDEHNYSSNDLEVAGLDETIHQQFQLLGSVDNDMIFDSEMDFWFDVLARTGEEQDLLAGL; encoded by the exons atgGGAAGAGCTCCATGCTGCGAGAAGATGGGGTTGAAGAGAGGTCCATGGACGCCTGAAGAAGATCAAATATTGATCTCTTTTATCATCAAACATGGCCATAGTAACTGGAGAGCCCTACCTaagcaagctg GTCTTTTGAGATGTGGCAAAAGCTGTAGACTTAGATGGATGAACTATCTAAAGCCTGATATTAAACGAGGCAATTTCACAAAAGAAGAGGAGGATGCTATCATCAGCTTACACCAAATCCTTGGCAATAG GTGGTCAGCTATTGCGGCAAAACTACCAGGAAGAACAGATAACGAGATCAAGAACGTATGGCACACTCACTTGAAGAAGAGACTCGAAGACTATCAACCTGCTAAACCTAAGACAACTAGCAACAAAAAGAAGGTTACTAAACCAAAATCCGAATCCGTAATATCGAACTCGAACAGTACTAGAAGCGAATCCGAGCTAGCAAACTCATCAAACCCTTCCGGAGAAAGCTTGTTCTCGGCATCACCTTCCACTAGTGAGGTTTCTTCGATGACACTCATGAGCCACGAAGGACATAGCAACGAGACTAAGATGGATAACAAACCGGGAGACATCATGAGTACTATCGATCAAGATTGTGTTTCTTTAGAAAATTTCGGTGCGGACATCGATGAGAGCTTCTGGAACGAGACACTTTATGGCCAAGATGAGCACAATTACTCATCGAATGACCTTGAAGTTGCTGGTTTAGATGAGACGATACACCAACAGTTTCAGCTCCTAGGCTCCGTTGATAATGATATGATTTTCGATAGTGAGATGGACTTCTGGTTCGATGTATTGGCGAGAACTGGTGAGGAACAAGATCTCTTAGCCGGGCTCTAA
- the LOC104788212 gene encoding pre-mRNA-splicing factor SLU7-like has product MATASVGFKSREEHRKKQELEEARKAGLAPAEIDEEGKAINPHIPQYMSSAPWYLNAEKPSLKHQRNWKSDPNYTKSWYDRGVRTFKADKYRKGACENCGAMTHSTKLCIERPRKIGAKWTNKHISPDEKIESFKLDYDGKRDRWNGYDMNQYARVIERYEARDEARRKFLKEQQLKKLEEKSKKQRVDEKSSDDDEEEEDALKLDEAKVDESKQMDFAKVEKRVRTTGGGSTGTVRNLRIREDTAKYLLNLDVNSAYYDPKTRSMREDPLPNADPNEKFYAGDNQYRMTGQALDFKKLNVHAWESFEKGQVEINMQAAPSQAELLFKNYKAAKEKLKKQMKETIVEKYGNAASEEEIPREILLGKSEREVEYDRCGRVIKGMESSVPKSKYEEDVYINNHTSVWGSWWRDHQWGYKCCQQTIKNSYCTGVAGIEAAKETADLMKINIERDVMAMWMNAEMSGPVTEKRLATWGSETQEGLVLDQNKLAEALKKEDERNREEKDERKRKYNVQWNDQVTPEEMEAYRMKRMHQDDPMKNLLHESDFVL; this is encoded by the exons ATGGCTACTGCATCAG TTGGGTTTAAGTCAAGAGAAGAGCATCGGAAGAAGCAAGAATTGGAGGAAGCGCGTAAAGCTGGGCTTGCTCCAGCTGAGATTGATGAGGAAGGCAAAGCGATTAACCCTCACATACCTCAGTACATGTCATCTGCTCCGTGGTATCTTAATGCTGAGAAACCT aGCTTGAAACATCAGAGGAATTGGAAATCTGATCCTAACTATACGAAGTCGTGGTATGATAGAGGAGTGAGAACGTTCAAGGCAGACAAGTATAGGAAAGGAGCTTGTGAAAA CTGTGGGGCTATGACACATAGCACAAAGTTGTGTATTGAAAGGCCAAGAAAGATAGGAGCAAAGTGGACTAATAAGCATATATCCCCTGATGAAAAGATTGAGTCTTTTAAACTTGATTATGATGGGAAAAGGGATAGATGGAACGGTTACGATATGAATCAATATGCTCGAGTAATTGAGAGGTATGAGGCTAGGGATGAAGCGAGAAGGAAGTTCTTGAAAGAGCAGCAACTGAAAAAGTTGGAAGAGAAGAGTAAAAAGCAGCGTGTGGATGAAAAGtctagtgatgatgatgaagaagaagaagatgctctGAAACTTGATGAAGCCAAAGTTGATGAGAGCAAGCAAATGGACTTTGCTAAAGTAGAGAAACGTGTCAGAACAACAGGTGGTGGCAGCACAGGAACTGTTAG GAATTTGCGTATACGTGAAGACACTGCAAAATATCTTCTGAATCTTGATGTCAATTCTGCGTATTATGATCCCAAAACCCGGTCTATGCGTGAAGATCCTCTTCCAAACGCCGATCCAAATGAGAAGTTCTATGCA GGAGACAATCAATACAGAATGACTGGTCAAGCCCTAGACTTCAAGAAGCTCAATGTTCACGCGTGGGAATCATTTGAGAAAGGCCAAGTGGAGATCAACATGCAAGCTGCTCCTTCTCAAGCTGAGCTGCTTTTCAAGAATTACAAAGCAGCAAAGGAAAAACTGAAGAAACAGATGAAAGAAACCATTGTGGAGAAATATGGAAACGCTGCATCTGAGGAAGAAATCCCAAGGGAGATTTTACTAGGAAAAAGCGAGAGAGAAGTCGAATATGACCGTTGTGGAAGAGTTATCAAAGGAATG GAATCATCGGTACCTAAAAGCAAATATGAGGAAGATGTTTACATAAACAACCATACAAGTGTATGGGGTTCGTGGTGGAGAGATCACCAATGGGGATATAAATGTTGTCagcaaacaatcaaaaacaGCTATTGCACTGGAGTTGCAGGAATCGAGGCGGCTAAGGAAACTGCAGATCTGATGAAAATCAATATCGAAAGGGA TGTGATGGCAATGTGGATGAATGCAGAGATGTCCGGTCCAGTAACAGAGAAAAGACTCGCGACTTGGGGAAGTGAAACGCAAGAAGGTCTGGTTCTTGACCAGAACAAACTCGCGGAAGCTCTAAAGAAG GAGGATGAGAGAAATagagaggagaaagatgaaagaaaacGCAAATACAACGTCCAATGGAATGATCAG GTTACACCTGAAGAGATGGAAGCATATAGAATGAAAAGAATGCATCAGGATGATCCCATGAAGAATCTTTTACACGAAAGTGACTTTGTTTTATAG